The DNA segment CATTGTCGTCGGGGGGCCTGCTGACAGCGAGGGCACCCTGAAACTCAACGACCGTGTTGTGGCGGTGAACACCCTCAACAGCCCGCGTCCGGAGGATTTCACGGACATCATGTTCATGAAGATCGACAAGGTCGTCGACCTGATCCGCGGTCAGGAAAGCACCTCCGTCGCCCTTAAGATCGAACCTGCGGGAGCACCCCCCGGTGAGACCAAGGTTGTCGTCATCAAGCGGGGCAAGGTGGCCCTCAAGGCGGACCAGGCGAGCGGTGAGATCATCGACATGAAGAAGAGCGATGGTACCGCGGAGCGCATCGGCGTCATCACTCTTCCTGCCTTCTATGCGGATTTCGATGACGGGAATGTCCGCTGCTCTGTGGATGTGGAGCGCATCCTGCAGCGGATGATCGATGAGAAGATCGAAGGTCTGGTGCTGGATCTCCGCAACAACGGCGGCGGCTCGCTTGAGGAGGTCCGCCGCATGACCGGCTTTTTCATCAACCGCGGTCCTGTCGTCCAGGTGAAGAACACCCTCGGACAGGTGCAGGTGAAGGAGGCCGACAACGGCCGGCCCATGTATGACGGCCCCATGGTCGTGATGACGGACAAGAGCAGCGCCTCCGCCAGTGAGATTCTCGCCGGCGCCCTCCAGGACTACAACCGCGCGGTCATCGTCGGTGACTCCTCCACTTTCGGGAAAGGCACCGTGCAGCAGATGATGGACATCGGCAGGATGCTGCCGTTGTTCGCGGCAAGGAACCGTGCCGGATCTCTCAAGATGACGATCCAGAAATTCTACCGCCCTTCCGGTTCTTCCACACAGATGGACGGAGTGGTTCCCCAGGTGGTGTTCCCCAGTCTCAGTGACGCGCTGGAGATCGGTGAGCGGTATCTCGACAATCCACTGGCGCACGACCGGATCCGTCCTGCCGCGGACTTCAACGCCGCTGACCCGCAGGTACTCTTCGTGCCCCGCCTGAAGGAACTGAGCCAGGAACGATTGAAGGCGAACAAGGACTTCAGTTACATCATTGACGATGTGGTGAAGGCGAAAGAACGCATCCGTCTCAACAAGGTATCCCTCAACAAGGAAGCCCGGCAGAAAGAACTGGATAGTGAGGATGCGGCCCAGAAAGCACGGAACACGGAGCGGCGGGAGCGCTTCTCGAAGATCGCGGAACAAGACAAGGCTTCGATGAAGTTCATGAAGCTCACCCTTGATGATGTGGCCAAGCCGGGCCTGCGCGAATATGATCCCTCCGCTGAGAACGCGGAGTACATGCGAAAGGCGAAGGACGAAAATGCCGATCTGGATGACACTCCGAAGTGGCCGAGCGGAATGGACCCCGTGAAGAGGGAATCCATCAACGTCCTGCGTGACCTTGTCCACATGACGGAGAACGCGAAGACCGCCGGGCTGCTGAGAAAGGCAAACTGAGGCATCCGCATGTCAGGGATCGGGAGGAATCTCCGGGAGATTCAAGCGCGTATGGAAGCGGCCTGCCTGAAAGCGGGCCGTGTTCCTTCGACAGTTGAACTCGTCGCCGTCTCCAAGACGTTTCCGGCGGAAGCGGTGAGGGAGGCGGCGGATGCCGGGCAGGTGATTTTCGGAGAGAGCCGCCAGCAGGAAGCCGCTCCGAAGATCGGGATGCTGCCGGGGAATCTGGATTGGCATTTCATCGGCCGGGTGCAGACCAACAAAGTGAGGAAGATCCTGCCGTTGTTTGGCACCATCCACGCCATCGACTCGCTGAAGCTCGCCCGCTACACCGGCGGTGTCGCCGCGGATCTCGGACTTTTCCCGAAGGCGTTCCTCCAGGTGAACGTCGGCGGCGAGGCGTCCAAGGGTGGTTTCGAGCCGGATGAACTCGAGCGGGAAATCGATGACCTCCTCGCCGTGGAACGGGTGGAGATCCAGGGGCTGATGACCATTCCGCCGCCCGGTGCGGATGGCGAAGCGTCCCGCAGGTGGTTCGTCCAACTGCGGGAACTGCGCGATGCCATGGAGCGGAAAACCGGTGTCCGTCTGCCGTCCCTGAGCATGGGTATGAGCGGCGACTTTGAGGTGGCCATCGAGGAAGGAGCCACCCATGTGCGGGTAGGCTCGGCGATTTTCGGTGGGCGTGCCTATCGGGTGGACGGCGAGCTGGGATGAGTCATCATCCCGCCATGGCATTGGTACTCGAACAGGCAGCCGTCATCGGCAACGAACTCGCCCTTTCCTTTTCGGATGACACGGAGGCATACATCGCGCTCCCGCTCATGCGGCGGGCATGCCCGTGTGCTTCTTGCCAGGGCGAGCCTGACGCGCTGGGTCGTGTGATGAAGCCGGTGGTGGAGTATGGGCCGAAGGCGTTCGATCTCGTGAAGTTCCAGGGCGTGGGCGGCTATGCCTTGCAGGTGTTCTGGGCGGACGGCCACTCGACGGGGATTTACAGTTATCCCTACCTTCTGCGCCTTGCCGGGTTGAGCGGCAACTGATCCACTTCCAGCCGTGTTTTCCGCGCGTGAGGAACTGGTGAATCTGCCGCTGCTGCCGGGCAAGGAGTCCGCCGCTCTGGCGGCTGCGGGGTATGCCACCGCCGTACAGTTGCTGGACCACATCCCGAAGCGCTATGAGGACCGCCGCCGCTTCGACAGGTTTCCCGCCCAGTCCACCGCGCAGCCCGTCTGCCTGCGTGGCACCGTGATCGATGCCGGCATGCGCTTCCTCGGCCCCGGACGCAGGTTCTATGAGGCCGTGGTGCTGGACGGCACCGGCGGCGTGTTCGGCTCCGGAAAGATCACCTGCCGCTGGTTCAACATGCCCTTCATCCAGAAGGTCATCGCCACCGGCCATGACGTGATCGTCTATGGAAAGGTGAAGGACCAGAACGGACGGTTGATCATCGACCATCCCGAGTTCGAGGTGGTGAAGGATGATGACTCCTCCGCCTCCATCCACATCGAGCGCATCGTGCCCATCTACCGGAACATCTCCGGGATTTCCCAGAGGCGGCTGCGGGAGATCATCCATCTGCTGCTGCTCCAGATCGATCCCGCGAGCCTGGCGCCCCCGCACGAGATCGATCCCGTGTTCCCGCGTGTGGAGGCGTTGCGGCAGGTGCATTTCCCGGAGTCGGTGGAGCAGGCAGCGGCGGCGCGCAGGCGTCTCGCCCTGGAAGAATTCTTCGCGCTCCAGTTGAATGTCGTGTGGCGGCGTGCGCGGTATCAGGAAAAACGCGGGCGCATCCTGGGCAAGAAAACCGGCTCCCTCACCAGATTCTACGAGAGCCTGCCCTTTGATCTGACCGGCGCGCAGAAGCGCTCCATCCGGGAGATCCTCGCGGACATGCGCAGCCCGTTGCCGATGAACCGCCTGCTCCAGGGGGACGTCGGTTCCGGGAAAACCTTCGTCGCCATGGCTGCCATGCTGCTCGCCATTGACTCCGGCTGCCAGGCCGTCCTCATGGCCCCAACCCAGATCCTTGCGGAGCAGCACTACCTCACATTCCGCCGCTGGCTGGACCCTCTGGGCATCCGCATTTCGCTGCGCACCGGGAACCGAGGGGAGGACACCCACCTGCCCATCGAGGGGGAGCCGCAGATCATCATCGGCACCCATGCCTTGTTCTTTGATTCCGTTGCTTTCCGGGATCTCGGCCTGGTGGTGATCGATGAACAGCACAAGTTCGGCGTCGCCCAGCGTGCCGCGCTCATCCGTCAGGGTGTCATGCCGGATGTGCTGGTCATGACCGCAACGCCCATCCCACGCACGTTGACCATGACCAGTTACGGTGATCTGGATGTCTCGTTGCTCGATGAGAAGCCACCCGGGCGATCAAAGATCATCACCGCCATGCGGGTGAAGGCATCCCAGCCGGACGTGACGAAGTTCGTGAAGGAACAGCTCAAGGAAGGCCGGCAGGTCTATCTCGTCTATCCGCTGGTGGAGGAGAGCGAAGCGCTCAAGATCGAGTCCGCGACCGAGGCTTTCGAGAAATGGAAAAAGCGGCTTTCCGGTTACGAGGTTGGCATGGTCCACGGCAAGCTGAAGCCCGAGGAAAAGGAGGAGGTCATGCGGCGTTTCCGGGACGGGGAAATCTCCGTGCTGGTGGCCACCACCGTCATCGAGGTTGGCGTGGATGTGCCGAATGCCAGCGTCATGATCCTGCACCACGCCGACCGCTTCGGCCTGGCGCAGATCCACCAGCTCCGCGGCCGCATCGGCCGGGGAGGGCACAAGGGCTACTGCATCCTCCTCACCGACGGGAAGTCACCGGAAGCCATGGAAAAGCTCAAGGTGCTGGAGCAGACCGCGGACGGATTCGAGATCGCGGAAGCGGACCTCCGCCTGCGCGGCCCGGGGGATGTCCTGGGCACCATGCAGAGCGGCGTTTCCGACCTGAAGTTCGTCGACTTCCTCGCGGACACCGCCTTGCTGAGGGAGGCACGGGCACTCGCGGACGGAGTGCTCTCCGCGGACCCCCAGCTTGTTGGGAAGCACAGCGCCCTGAGGTATCTCATCACGGAGGAAGACGTAGTGCCTCTGCCCAGCACGGCGTGAATTCCACCTGTCTTACTTTTTCTCCACGATCTGGTAGACCACACCGCTGTGGTCGAGCAGGAAGATCTCGCCCTTGTTGTCCTCCGCGAAGGAGGAGATGAGGTTGATCCGTCCGCCTTCGGGTTGGAGTGCCTTCGTGTGATCCTTGAAGTCGGTCGCCTTGCCGTCCTTTTCCACGAAGGACCAGATCCGCGGGTTCTGGTAGTCCGCGAAAACATAGCGGCCCTTCAGCTCCGGCACCGCGGAGCCGCGGTAGACGTAACCACCGGTGATGGAGAGGCCTTCCTTCTCACCCATGCCGTGCTTGTAGACGTAGATCGGCTCGTATGCCTTTGGGGCCTCGCCTCCCACACCGCCGGTCGGGGTGGCCACCAGTCCTTCGCGCAGCCTCCAGCCGAAGTCAGCGCCACTGCCCTTGCCCTTCGGTACGAAATTGACCTCCTCCCACTGGTTCTGGCCCACATCCGCGATCCAGAAGTCACCCGTCTCACGGTCGAATGAGTTCCGCCACGGGTTCCGAAGGCCATAGGCCCAGATCTCCGGCTTTGCCTTGGCATTCCCGACGAAGGGGTTGTCCGCTGGCACCTTGTAGCCCTTCTCCGGGGAAACATCGATCCGGAGCATCTTGCCGAGCAGGGAACCCAGATCCTGTGCCCGTTGTTTCGGGTCGTTGCCGGAGCCACCGTCACCGTTGCCAATGTAGAGGTAACCGTCCGGCCCGAAGTCGATCCAGCCGCCGTTGTGGTTCTCGAACTCGCTGGGATAGACCAGGATCTCCTCCGCCGTCGCCGGGTCGGTCGTCTGCTTGTCCGCGGAGGTGTAGCGGACGATCTTCGTCTGCTTTTCCTTGTCCGTGTAGTTCACGTAGTAGCGGCCGGTGGTCTGGAAATCCTTGGGGAAGGCGAGGCCCAGCAGGCCCTCCTCATTGCCTTTCCGGCTGACCAGCTCCCGCACGTCCAGAAACGGCTTGTCGCTCCATTTCCCGCTGGCGATGTCCACGATCCACACGCGCCCGGCCTGCTCCATGACCCAGAGCTTGCCCTCCACACCCTGTGGCACGCCCGCCCACACCGGGCGCTCGAAGCCCTTGGCGATGGGTTTGCCAGCGACTTCCGCGTGGAGCGGCAGCGTGGAGAGGACAACGGCGGAGAGGACAACGGCGGAGAGGGTGAGAGCTTTCAGATCCATGGTGCGGGAAGTTACCGGGATTTTCCCGCGGCTCAACCGGATTCCCATCCATCGCAAAAACCCTGATTTCATGCGGGTTTCGGCTTGTCAAAGCGGGCCGAAATCGTAGTTTCGCCGTCCGCTTTTCTTCGGGCGGGCAGACGGTTGGAGTCCCGGTGTCTGTCCGCTTTTACCGATCGGGACAATGTCGGAAGGAAAACGAACCCACAACCAAACCATAAACCAAACAAACAAAATGGCTTACGCACCAGCGGAACCCAGAAACCAAGAACTCAGCGACCTGATCGATTCCAAGTTCCGCGAATTCCGCGAAGGATCGATCGTCAAGGGCACGATCCTGGAGATCCGCCCGCAGGTCGTCCTCGTCGACATCGGCTACAAGTCCGAAGGCGCGATCCCGTCCAACGAATTCGAGGACGAGGAAATCGAAGTCGGCGATGAAATCGAAGTCCTTCTCGAGAAACTCGAAAACGACGAAGGCATGGTCGTCCTCTCCAAGGAGAAGGCAGCCCACAAGCAGAACTGGGAAAAGATCGTCAAGGTGTTCCAGGACGGCGGCCTCGTTCGCGGCAAGGTCAAGTCCGTCGTCAAAGGCGGCCTCACCGTCAATGTCGGCGTCGAAGCATTCCTTCCAGGTTCCCAAGTGGACATCATCCCACCGAAAGATCTCAACGAATACGTCGGCAACGTCTACGAATTCAAGATCGTCAAGGTCAACGACGAGCGGAAGAACATCGTTCTCTCCCGCCGCGAAGTCATCGAAGCCGAGCGCTCCGAGCTCCGCCAGCGCTTCCTCCAGACCGTCAAGGTCGGGGACAAGGTCGTCGGCGCCATCAAGAACATCACCGACTTCGGTGCGTTCGTCGATCTCCAGGGCATGGACGGACTGCTCCACATCACCGACATGTCGTGGGGCCGGATCAACCATCCTTCCGAACTCCTCCACATCGGCCAGTCCGTCGAAGTCATCATCCTCGACGTGGACCGCGAGAAAGAGCGCGTGTCGCTCGGCCTCAAGCAAATGTCCGACAACCCATGGGAAGACATCGAGCGCAAGTACCCCATCGGCCAACAGGTCAAGGGCAAGGTCACCAAGCTCCTCCCTTACGGTGCGTTCGTCGAGATCGAGCGCGGTGTCGAAGGTCTGGTGCACGTGTCCGAGCTCAGCTGGGTCAAGCGCATCACCCGTCCTTCGGACGTGCTTGAGATTGGCCAGGAAATCGAAGCCGTCGTTCTCGGCATCTCCATCGAGGAGCAGAAGATCTCCCTCGGCGTCCGCCAGCTCGACTCGAACCCATGGGACGAGATCGAACTCCGCTACCCGGTCGGCGCGACCATCAAGGGACCGGTCCGCAACCTCACCGCCTACGGTGCGTTCGTGGAACTGGAAGAAGGCATCGACGGCATGATCCACGTGTCCGACATGTCCTGGACCCGCAAGATCAACCACCCGTCCGAAGTCCTCAAGAAGGGCGACGAAGTGGAAGCCATCGTGCTTGCGATCGACAAGGCCAACCAGCGCGTCTCCCTCGGCATCAAGCAGACCGAAGACGATCCATGGAGCCTCATCGACAGCCGCTTCAAGGTGGGCGACCTGGTCAAGGGCACCGTGGCCAAGATCGCTTCCTTCGGCGCGTTCGTCAGCCTCGACGGCGACATCGACGGCCTCATCCACATCTCGCAACTCAGCGAGGACCACGTGGAGAAGGTCAAGGACATCATCAAGGTGGGCGACACCATCGAAGCCCGCGTCATCAAGGTGGACAAGGTGGAGCGCCGCATCGGCCTCTCCATCAAGGCCGTCAACTACTCCGAAGAGCAGCTCAAGAAAGAGTCCGCCAGCTTCGAAAGCCTCCGTCCGTCTTCCGAGATGGTGGGCCTCGAGCAAGCGTTCAACCTTGCGGCAGCCGCTTCCGAAGAGTGGCGTCCGGGCGAGGAATAATCCTCCTCCGTCTGAAATTCAAAAAGCCGGCCGGGTTCTCCCGGCCGGCTTTCTTCGTATGGTGGCGGCGATCATCGGTCGCCGTCGTGGGACGGGTGCGATCCTCCGATCCTGATTCCGCCATCAGAGCGGCGGATCCTTCCGTAGCGTAATGGCTGCGCCATTACGGCAGGGTGGATGGGTGCCGTCCTCCGACCCCAATAAAGAATGATCCATCTTTTCATCGTACGGCGCTGCGGGAGCTCTGTGGGCTTATCGAGCCGTCGTGAAATGGCATGTAGCGGAATGGCTCACCATCACGGCAGGCCTCCCGCCCCTGCTTTCTTTTTGGAGTTCGGATTCATCCCTGATAAGAGGACGCGCATGAGATCCTGCCTGCTGCTGATTTCCCCGCTGCTGATGCTGGCGGGTTGTGATCCTGCGTGTGAGAACGAGATTTCCCATGATCTGCCCTCGCCGGACGGCAGGCACCGGGTGGTGGTGTTTTCCCGGGATTGCGGGGCGACGACGGGTTCCAACACCCAGGCCACCATCCTGCCGGTGGGAGGGCAGTTGGCGGAAGAAGGCGGCAATGTGTTCAGTATCGATGGTCAGGATTCCGCGCGCATTTCCTGGACGCAGGATGGAAGATTGGCCGTGGTCATCGCGGGCGATGCCGCGATCTACAAAAAGGAGGATTCGGTGGCAGGCGTGGGAATCGACTACTTCCGCTAGAAAGGAAAAAGCCGGACGGGATTCCTCCCGTCCGGCTCTTCTTTTTCAATCGAACGCGGTCCTACCGCAGGATCATTCTCCCTTGATGTCCATGGCGGCGTATTCGCCGTCCTTGCGGCGGTAGACGATGGTCAGGCAGCCGCGGCGGGCGCTCTTGTAGAGCACGAACGGGCGGTCGGAGAGCTCGAGCTGCATGATGGCATCCTCCTTGTACATCGTCTTGATGGCGTAGTTGTCCGGATGGATGATGAACGGTTCCGGATCGTGTTCCGCCTCTTCCGGGTGATCGAGGGCGTCCTCGGTGAAGAAGCGCTCCTCCAGGTGCCGGATCGACTCGTTCCGGTGGGGGCGGTTCTTCTTCAGCAGGCGGGTTTTGTGCTTCCGCATCCGGCGGGCGATCTTGTCAACGGTCTCGTCGATCGCGGCGTACATGTCCTTGCCCTCGGTGTGGGCCTCGATGTGGATGTGGTTCGCGCAGTGGAGGATGACTTCGGCGATAAATCGGTTTTTCTGAACGTCGAGAATGGCTTTGGCTTCGATGATGCGCGGGTAGTCCAGATGGAGTCCTTCGATCTTCTTGTGGACGTGATCGCGCAGGGCATCGGTCACTTGCTCGTGGCGCACCGTGACGGTGATCGGCAGATTGACGTTGGCAGTTTGCATGGTTCTTTATGTGTTACAGGTGAAATGGACGGCGGTTTCATCCGCCTTGTCCACCTGACACATTGGACCACCTTTCAAAGGAAAGCCATGCTGATCTTCACAAAAAATCTGATTCCGCGCTTCTAACAACGATTGCCGCCCGGCCGTTGCCTTGCCTTCCGGAACGAGTGTCTGTTCCGGCATGGAGTCGCCGCGGATGCGTGGTTCTCCGTTCCCATGAGCAACCTGTGTTCGCCGTGGCCCCCTTGCGGGCGGACAGGCATCAGCGGCCCTGTGGAGTGGTGAGGGTCTCGAACAGATCCTTGCTCTCGTCCGGCTCTCCCACCGTCTCGCCGGCAGCTTGCGCCAGTTCGGCAAAGTTGTCCACGGGCCGGCCGCTGGTGCCGGAAATCTTGAGGGTTACCCATCGGAATCCGTCCTTGCTCTCCTTGAACACCTGGGCGAGAGCGGGATTCCGGCCTGCGGTGACGGTTGCTTCCGGGAGCCCCACCTCAAGTGTTCCGGAAAGCACTTCGTTCTTTTCGAGTGAGAGATCTCCGGTGACTTTGAGCTGGGTTTTTGAGACGATGGCAAGTTCGCTGATCCTGACCACGCCGTTTTCCCGATGGAGGATGCCGGTGCAGCCATCGTGGAACAGGGGGTCAAGGAACCATGGATTGTCCGTGAGCTGGGAAAGTTTCCGGAGGAATGAGAAGTTGTTGAGGCGGGGCAGGGAGTTTGATGAAGAGGAGAAAGCGACGTGGAGTCTGCCAGCGGGGTTGGAAGATGAGAAAGAGAGTTCGTTCCTGCCTCCGGGGATCTCGCGGGTGTCCACCCTCCCGGCCACCAGGTG comes from the Luteolibacter sp. SL250 genome and includes:
- a CDS encoding carboxy terminal-processing peptidase → MATSCTACAQQADFNEVGKQMAIMLQNSHFARIQYDAKLSQLFLDDYIGDLDSGRLYFTKVDIDAFHAKYGERLHELLLQGKSVEAATEIYRVFEKRVEARVALTEKLLKEEAFDFTGQDSVMRSRKDAPWPKDEREAVETWKLQIKEAVLGETLRRELMTKLAAEKGKPDPSKTDRDPKEKISLRYKRFLNSVKDVDDEDISSMFFSSVSRAYDPHTDYMSARDISKFKDDMKNELVGIGALLSAEEDGATKIMGIVVGGPADSEGTLKLNDRVVAVNTLNSPRPEDFTDIMFMKIDKVVDLIRGQESTSVALKIEPAGAPPGETKVVVIKRGKVALKADQASGEIIDMKKSDGTAERIGVITLPAFYADFDDGNVRCSVDVERILQRMIDEKIEGLVLDLRNNGGGSLEEVRRMTGFFINRGPVVQVKNTLGQVQVKEADNGRPMYDGPMVVMTDKSSASASEILAGALQDYNRAVIVGDSSTFGKGTVQQMMDIGRMLPLFAARNRAGSLKMTIQKFYRPSGSSTQMDGVVPQVVFPSLSDALEIGERYLDNPLAHDRIRPAADFNAADPQVLFVPRLKELSQERLKANKDFSYIIDDVVKAKERIRLNKVSLNKEARQKELDSEDAAQKARNTERRERFSKIAEQDKASMKFMKLTLDDVAKPGLREYDPSAENAEYMRKAKDENADLDDTPKWPSGMDPVKRESINVLRDLVHMTENAKTAGLLRKAN
- a CDS encoding YggS family pyridoxal phosphate-dependent enzyme, which gives rise to MSGIGRNLREIQARMEAACLKAGRVPSTVELVAVSKTFPAEAVREAADAGQVIFGESRQQEAAPKIGMLPGNLDWHFIGRVQTNKVRKILPLFGTIHAIDSLKLARYTGGVAADLGLFPKAFLQVNVGGEASKGGFEPDELEREIDDLLAVERVEIQGLMTIPPPGADGEASRRWFVQLRELRDAMERKTGVRLPSLSMGMSGDFEVAIEEGATHVRVGSAIFGGRAYRVDGELG
- a CDS encoding DUF971 domain-containing protein gives rise to the protein MALVLEQAAVIGNELALSFSDDTEAYIALPLMRRACPCASCQGEPDALGRVMKPVVEYGPKAFDLVKFQGVGGYALQVFWADGHSTGIYSYPYLLRLAGLSGN
- the recG gene encoding ATP-dependent DNA helicase RecG, whose product is MFSAREELVNLPLLPGKESAALAAAGYATAVQLLDHIPKRYEDRRRFDRFPAQSTAQPVCLRGTVIDAGMRFLGPGRRFYEAVVLDGTGGVFGSGKITCRWFNMPFIQKVIATGHDVIVYGKVKDQNGRLIIDHPEFEVVKDDDSSASIHIERIVPIYRNISGISQRRLREIIHLLLLQIDPASLAPPHEIDPVFPRVEALRQVHFPESVEQAAAARRRLALEEFFALQLNVVWRRARYQEKRGRILGKKTGSLTRFYESLPFDLTGAQKRSIREILADMRSPLPMNRLLQGDVGSGKTFVAMAAMLLAIDSGCQAVLMAPTQILAEQHYLTFRRWLDPLGIRISLRTGNRGEDTHLPIEGEPQIIIGTHALFFDSVAFRDLGLVVIDEQHKFGVAQRAALIRQGVMPDVLVMTATPIPRTLTMTSYGDLDVSLLDEKPPGRSKIITAMRVKASQPDVTKFVKEQLKEGRQVYLVYPLVEESEALKIESATEAFEKWKKRLSGYEVGMVHGKLKPEEKEEVMRRFRDGEISVLVATTVIEVGVDVPNASVMILHHADRFGLAQIHQLRGRIGRGGHKGYCILLTDGKSPEAMEKLKVLEQTADGFEIAEADLRLRGPGDVLGTMQSGVSDLKFVDFLADTALLREARALADGVLSADPQLVGKHSALRYLITEEDVVPLPSTA
- a CDS encoding PQQ-dependent sugar dehydrogenase, giving the protein MDLKALTLSAVVLSAVVLSTLPLHAEVAGKPIAKGFERPVWAGVPQGVEGKLWVMEQAGRVWIVDIASGKWSDKPFLDVRELVSRKGNEEGLLGLAFPKDFQTTGRYYVNYTDKEKQTKIVRYTSADKQTTDPATAEEILVYPSEFENHNGGWIDFGPDGYLYIGNGDGGSGNDPKQRAQDLGSLLGKMLRIDVSPEKGYKVPADNPFVGNAKAKPEIWAYGLRNPWRNSFDRETGDFWIADVGQNQWEEVNFVPKGKGSGADFGWRLREGLVATPTGGVGGEAPKAYEPIYVYKHGMGEKEGLSITGGYVYRGSAVPELKGRYVFADYQNPRIWSFVEKDGKATDFKDHTKALQPEGGRINLISSFAEDNKGEIFLLDHSGVVYQIVEKK
- the rpsA gene encoding 30S ribosomal protein S1, whose product is MSEGKRTHNQTINQTNKMAYAPAEPRNQELSDLIDSKFREFREGSIVKGTILEIRPQVVLVDIGYKSEGAIPSNEFEDEEIEVGDEIEVLLEKLENDEGMVVLSKEKAAHKQNWEKIVKVFQDGGLVRGKVKSVVKGGLTVNVGVEAFLPGSQVDIIPPKDLNEYVGNVYEFKIVKVNDERKNIVLSRREVIEAERSELRQRFLQTVKVGDKVVGAIKNITDFGAFVDLQGMDGLLHITDMSWGRINHPSELLHIGQSVEVIILDVDREKERVSLGLKQMSDNPWEDIERKYPIGQQVKGKVTKLLPYGAFVEIERGVEGLVHVSELSWVKRITRPSDVLEIGQEIEAVVLGISIEEQKISLGVRQLDSNPWDEIELRYPVGATIKGPVRNLTAYGAFVELEEGIDGMIHVSDMSWTRKINHPSEVLKKGDEVEAIVLAIDKANQRVSLGIKQTEDDPWSLIDSRFKVGDLVKGTVAKIASFGAFVSLDGDIDGLIHISQLSEDHVEKVKDIIKVGDTIEARVIKVDKVERRIGLSIKAVNYSEEQLKKESASFESLRPSSEMVGLEQAFNLAAAASEEWRPGEE
- the raiA gene encoding ribosome-associated translation inhibitor RaiA, with the translated sequence MQTANVNLPITVTVRHEQVTDALRDHVHKKIEGLHLDYPRIIEAKAILDVQKNRFIAEVILHCANHIHIEAHTEGKDMYAAIDETVDKIARRMRKHKTRLLKKNRPHRNESIRHLEERFFTEDALDHPEEAEHDPEPFIIHPDNYAIKTMYKEDAIMQLELSDRPFVLYKSARRGCLTIVYRRKDGEYAAMDIKGE